The sequence GTTGAAAAGAAGAAAAGAAGGCAATGAATTTAAATTCTATCACTTCAATATTGATTTAAATGGTGGTCCTTGTGTGTATAAAAGGATATCAGGTTGTGGTGCAGGACATGAATATGTAGCAGTAACTCCAGATGGCGAAGTTTATCCATGCCATCAGTTTGTTGGAAATAAGGACTTTTTATTAGGAACTATATTTGATGACGAAATAAAAGAAGATATAGTAGATAACTTTAAAAATGCTCATATATACAATAAACCAAAATGTAGGGACTGTTGGGCAAGATTCTACTGTAGTGGTGGATGCCAAGCTAATAACTTCAATTTCAATGGAGACATACATATTCCATATGAAATAGGTTGTGAGTTACAGAAAAAGAGAATTGAGTGCGCTATAGCCTTAAAAGCGCAACAATCAGAATAAGCTTTACAATAATTGACAAGAAATGAGAAAAATATTATAATACCTAATGAGAATAAGAGATAGGAGAATTTTACAGAGGGGGATAAAGATGAAAACAAAAGTAAGAAGCGCAGTAATATTAATCGTGTGCTTTGTATTGATTGCCTTTTTCGCGTTTGCCAGTTTTAATGGATTTAAAATAGGTTCAGGAGCAAATGAATATGAATTTAAATCTTTTGACAAGCTAATTACAAAAGGACTTGACTTACAAGGTGGAGTATCTGTTTTAATGGAAATTCAGGCGGATAAGATAACAGAAGCTGACAGGGACGTTATGAAAGAACTTATATCATTAAGAGTAAATTCTAATGGTGCAGCAGAAACTGTTGTAACAAAAGAAGGAGACAAAGGAATACGTGTTGATATTCCGGGACAATACGATTCATCAAAAATAGTTGAAAGTTTATCTAAGAGTGGTAATTTAACTTTTAAAGATCCAAATGGCAATGTAGTGTTGACAGGTAAAGATGTAAAGAAAGCTAACACTTATACTGATAGCACAACAGGTAAGCCAGCAGTTGGCTTGGAACTTAATAATTCTGGAAAGAAGAAATTTGCAGATGCAACAACTAAATTTGTAGGACAAAAAATCTCTATTTATATGGATGATAAAGAAGTTTCTAGTCCAACAGTTGATGAACCTATAACTGGAGGAAGTGCTAAGATTTCTTATCAAACAATGGAACAAGCAAAGACAGATGCTAATATTATAAATGCTGGTTCATTCCCATATCCAGTTAAAGCAGCTTCAGTTAAAACAGTAGGAGCT comes from Clostridium sp. TW13 and encodes:
- the secD gene encoding protein translocase subunit SecD, whose translation is MKTKVRSAVILIVCFVLIAFFAFASFNGFKIGSGANEYEFKSFDKLITKGLDLQGGVSVLMEIQADKITEADRDVMKELISLRVNSNGAAETVVTKEGDKGIRVDIPGQYDSSKIVESLSKSGNLTFKDPNGNVVLTGKDVKKANTYTDSTTGKPAVGLELNNSGKKKFADATTKFVGQKISIYMDDKEVSSPTVDEPITGGSAKISYQTMEQAKTDANIINAGSFPYPVKAASVKTVGAQLGENALPNALLAGALALVIIFTFIILFYRVPGVLACLALTLYTVLVLYIFKGVHATLTLPGIAAFILTIGTAIDANILIFERMREELKAGKSIATSVKLGFDHAMASIIDANLTSIICALILYFLGTGPVKGFALTLLIGTVTSLFTAIVVTKLFIKLALSAGWLKKPSYFRVKRG